The proteins below are encoded in one region of Streptomyces sp. NBC_00490:
- a CDS encoding MerR family transcriptional regulator gives MTEDEPVTDELLTIGAFAARARLSAKALRLYDRLGLLAPAQVDEASGYRYYRAGQVERARLVALLRQLDMPLARIAEVVEAGGAAGADVLAAYWADVEARVAGQRTLAEFLRGRLSGRSSEMYGKFVVETVRLPEQVVIAEKRHTLADELPAWIGASLGRLERASRECGGVTAAPFVVYYSEVSMESDGPAESCVPVADEAAARAWAAEHGRAWETQVRVEPAQRFAYTRVTKAQVAHPQILAAFEAVEEWITAQGLEQAGPCREIYFADWDAAGPDDAVCDVAFPVK, from the coding sequence GTGACGGAGGATGAACCGGTGACCGACGAACTGCTCACCATCGGCGCGTTCGCCGCGCGGGCCCGCCTCTCGGCCAAGGCTCTGCGGCTGTACGACCGGCTCGGCCTGCTGGCCCCGGCCCAGGTGGACGAGGCCAGCGGCTACCGCTACTACCGCGCCGGCCAGGTCGAGCGCGCCCGGCTCGTCGCGCTGCTGCGGCAGCTCGACATGCCGCTCGCCCGGATCGCCGAGGTGGTCGAGGCGGGCGGGGCCGCGGGCGCGGACGTGCTGGCCGCGTACTGGGCGGACGTCGAGGCGCGGGTGGCGGGGCAGCGGACGCTCGCCGAGTTCCTCCGTGGACGACTGTCGGGGAGGAGCTCCGAGATGTACGGGAAGTTCGTGGTGGAGACGGTCCGGCTGCCGGAGCAGGTGGTGATCGCCGAGAAGCGGCACACGCTGGCGGACGAGCTGCCGGCGTGGATCGGGGCGTCGCTGGGGCGCCTGGAGCGGGCCTCGCGGGAGTGCGGGGGCGTGACGGCGGCGCCGTTCGTCGTCTACTACTCCGAGGTCTCCATGGAGAGCGACGGCCCCGCCGAGTCCTGTGTGCCGGTCGCCGACGAGGCCGCGGCCCGGGCGTGGGCGGCGGAGCACGGGCGGGCCTGGGAGACCCAGGTCCGCGTCGAGCCGGCCCAGCGGTTCGCGTACACGCGTGTCACCAAGGCCCAGGTGGCCCATCCGCAGATCCTGGCCGCGTTCGAGGCGGTGGAGGAGTGGATCACCGCGCAGGGCCTGGAACAGGCCGGGCCCTGCCGGGAGATCTACTTCGCGGACTGGGACGCGGCCGGACCGGACGACGCGGTGTGCGACGTGGCGTTCCCGGTCAAGTGA